A genomic segment from Toxotes jaculatrix isolate fToxJac2 chromosome 6, fToxJac2.pri, whole genome shotgun sequence encodes:
- the mafaa gene encoding transcription factor MafAa: MATDLAMSAELPNSPLAIEYVNDFDLMKFEVKKEPPEADRYCHRLPSGSLSSTPISTPCSSVPSSPSFCAPSPGAQQNQSLASGVNSSGNSNNSSSNNNHSNAGKPQLEDLYWIPSYQHHINPEALNLTPEDAVEALIGNAHHHHHHHQAYEGFRGQQYVGEDLSTASAAHHHQAHHHHHHHHHGHHARLEDRFSDEQLVSMTVRELNRQLRGFSKEEVIRLKQKRRTLKNRGYAQSCRFKRVQQRHMLETEKCTLQNQVEQLKQDVARLVKERDLYKEKYEKLASRTYNAGGPANTRDPSGKQANTEFFM; this comes from the coding sequence ATGGCCACCGACCTCGCCATGAGCGCAGAGCTGCCCAACAGCCCTCTGGCCATCGAGTACGTCAACGACTTTGACCTGATGAAGTTTGAGGTGAAGAAGGAGCCGCCGGAGGCCGACCGCTACTGCCACCGCCTCCCGTCgggctccctctcctccaccccgATTAGCACACCCTGCTCCTCCGTGCCTTCCTCGCCCAGCTTCTGCGCCCCGAGCCCGGGCGCACAGCAAAACCAGAGCCTCGCCAGCGGAGTCAACAGCAGcggcaacagcaacaacagcagcagcaacaacaatcACAGCAACGCGGGCAAGCCTCAGCTGGAGGACCTGTACTGGATCCCCAGCTACCAGCACCACATCAACCCCGAGGCGCTCAACCTGACCCCGGAGGACGCGGTGGAGGCCCTCATAGGCAACGcgcaccaccatcaccaccaccaccaggccTACGAGGGCTTTCGCGGACAGCAGTACGTCGGGGAGGACCTGTCCACGGCCTCGGCGGCCCACCATCACCAGgcccatcaccaccatcatcaccaccaccacggCCACCACGCCCGCCTGGAGGACCGCTTCTCGGATGAGCAGCTGGTCAGCATGACGGTGCGGGAGCTGAACCGGCAGCTGCGGGGCTTCAGCAAGGAGGAGGTGATACGCCTGAAGCAGAAGAGGCGCACCCTGAAGAACCGGGGCTACGCGCAGTCCTGCCGCTTCAAACGCGTCCAGCAGAGGCACATGCTGGAGACCGAGAAGTGCACCCTGCAGAACcaggtggagcagctgaagcaggacGTGGCGCGCCTTGTCAAGGAGCGGGATCTTTATAAGGAGAAGTACGAGAAGCTGGCCAGCCGGACCTACAATGCCGGTGGACCCGCGAACACAAGAGATCCGTCCGGGAAACAGGCCAACACCGAGTTCTTCATGTGA